Genomic segment of Panicum virgatum strain AP13 chromosome 9N, P.virgatum_v5, whole genome shotgun sequence:
ggatgacaacatagatgacttcatgccccccaaaccatgacctccaacacatgatgttcctccccctgtacatgaacgtagatccagaaaagagagaaagggaaagccaagagATTCGTCGaaccatactacaccacctgcagtaccaccatctgtcaactgggatgatgacctagatgatttcataccatgatctataacatatgatgttaatCGGTTGAAGATGTATTCatatttagtattgttaatatTGTATTATggttgtatgtatgtctcgtacctaacttgcattcactggacatgtacataatgtcgagtttgaatcgtacttagtcttAATGGgacatcgaagtataaacatgtcactagaatactaaaaagcacacatttaattaatataacgataagaaataagaaataagaaatgcattacataatgtgaaccatcaaattttacatcataatacaacgataatgaaacacacatcatacatgcagtggcatggaactatttggttgttgcaatctacaccgattgcggtgagtatctgacctttataccttccagtcaaaaatgtgccatcaatgcagatcaccggaagacaaaactgaaatgctctaacacaagcacctatacAAAAGAAGGCTcattgcataattctttgtcccctagtcacggctggtacgaggtatgtgtcataaaagcttccatgatttctagcagcaacctgagATAACATAccaggtaggttatcatatgatgcctcgtatgtgccgaaccgcatctcgaacaccctttgtttagctcgccatgccttcaaataactgatggtgtactggtaagtctgctcgatgtgtcgaacaatcatttttgactcataatttaggttgtccataataaacccatacatttgctttgcaacaaagtcgcatgatatattgtgatgcgagggaagaacttctgacagcaaacaagtgtgctctgtcacaatggaacatttccagtttgacttccattttcccttgaatgcatgtactcgccatggacatgcagcattcacacacttcacctcatattctttactgccagactttacgactctaaattctcgtttcaatgatattgcccatagtctcacagcatcttttacggctttaatgtttggatatgttgcaccttgcactacctcattccctctgtactgccactcctgatttcgtacatcttctgcgatatgactgccaaaaccatgctccttccactcttttggcaatgagtactgctcgtcatcagatgagccctcatattcttccatctctaatgcggtttggtcttctgcctccatctcgtccacaatgctatgtatcatttctccctcatcagcaaggcactgtggtcccatgttttggttctctgtctcttctgactcatcttgctcaacataattggtctctcttcgaatactcggagttccttgatctgcacaatgttggatttcattttgtgtcttctccaagatttgaacaagaatggccagaggccacccacgctctagagctgcttgcgtgtacttctgccagtcatcagtgctgtgtatcatcatcaattcccataattcattttctacctcccaattaactagagactggacagtgatcacatgtgtcaacggatcaataCGGAACCcccgctgcagccacttacatatggaaccaaaactcctttccagaggtttatctatgccgctagatgtgcacttaaaggcagaaagatctactccatttggcccatacataacattatattcaccataaaatacttgaaactgcatcttgctcgacatatctgtatatcacataatacttatcgagttatactctttatttcactaccttattcaataatccgtaaaaactaagtatgaaattcaactacaacgtataagtattcataactacgtgatgacactcaaattctatactgcatatgccaaattctattctaaatcataattaatttataaacacgtctctaatagtactgcaattgtaataataaatgcgtagtactaattttctaaactaatttactactacgtaactacaaactaaagtatcattaaactcctacttaaatggttctactatagcactaattaaattaaattactcacccctacttaaattacttctacttaaatacgtagtacttaaatatagcaatatataaactaaatgtactaacctgcagatcacaagtgctgaatccggcagagcttcgccgctttccttctcctcactcctctatttttttctggatttttggtggaattttcgggctcaaatgaggaggaaaGAGGAGGGTTGGATCTTATATAGGGGGGTTACCCCGGTCACCCTAGGAGgcggcgacaggcccccctgccgcgcccgtgggctgggcccattggtcgcccgagggggggccgttgggggggcgacagacccccttttttccagggacctcgttgcaaattaaaaaaaaaaattacacttagagcctgtcgccctatggagggcgaccggaggtatttttgaaatatttcaaaacaaatatatatttttaaaatttttatttttaaaaaatataaaaaagaaaaaacggccAGGAATTCCTTCGTCGGCTGGTCACCTCCTCCCCCATCACACGCGCAACGGCTCGGCATTTCGGCAATCTGAATGAGCTCGGCTCTGATTCCAAAATCCAAACTACGATCCTCCAGCAAAACTCCATACTCCTACAGTTCGGTCCTACTATGTTCTGACAAAACTCGCAACGTTTTGCAAATGCATGGTCGTCCTCTGAAGAAAGAGAATCCAAAACATGCTTCGTTGAATAAGCGTCCTACGTATTTCCACAATGCTCTGCTCCTCTCGTTCCTGACTCATGAAATCAGCATGCCTATACTGCTAAGTTGAAGATCTGTATCAATGGTCCAGCAACTTTCCAAAAGATCGAAACCGACAGAGAATCACCATGATTCTCGAGCTGTTCAGCAATTTCATCCAAATCGAGTTCCAGAGTCCACCGAAGCCATTGTTGGGCTTTCTGGACTGACGGCCCCTTCCTCGTTGAGCAACTTGTTCGGGATCAAATCCACCAAGACAGGCGATAGAGGAGGAGCAAACTTCCCCTGGTGGACTACCCGGGGCTGCACGTGCACGTGCACGTGCACGTGCTGGGCGACTCGCAGTCGCAGGCGGACGCCGGGTACAACAACcacctggtggctggtgctgtcGCCGCTCAGGGCCAACTTCCCCTGCAACGGCATCGACTACCCGGGGCAGCATGCAGGCCACCGGCCGGTTCAGCAACGGCCTCAAGTTCGTCGACTTCCTTGGTGCGTACACAAGCATGCTAGTTTTGCTAGACATTCAGCGACTTCAAATATATGCGCATTTCATCCGTGTTTGGTTTGCTGATGCTATGAGTACTCCGGTTGCTGAAAAATCTGATATTGAGAGATCCGGCTCTTGCTGGATTGGTAGGGTGTGCACCATATAGGTCGTGTTTATCATTTtgccaaaaaattttgaaagagaatcttgctaatttggaatattaaataaaatctatttacaaaattttttgcacagatgaatTGTAAATCATAAGATGAATCTAAGGAAAAGTTCAATTTTCACCCttgaactatcgcaaaagtatGATTTTCAACTTTCAATTACGAAACCGGACACCATAtaccatccaactgtcaaaaccagACATTTCAGCCACGGAATGGTTGTATCTGGATCCATACCTGCGGTTCGTAAAATGCAACCGACTATATAGACTCAACATTTgtttttaattaaaaaatggGACCCTGCAACCTCTAAAATGATATGATGTTTATCTGAGAATGGAGTTGGTACACGGgtgtggtcttgtttggtttccCAGCGCTATCTAGCGCTACAAagagaatctcgtatgcatgatgtactaaatgaagtctatttacaaaaccttttcagagatgggtgtaacttttcgcgacgaatctaatgacggtaattaattaatgatatgctgcagtgatgctacagtaatcatcttctaatcgcgcggtcaaagacctcattagattcttcagggacACTAGCGCGAGGTTCTAAataaagttggttttgtaaactgactttgtttgacactgtaattagcagtcaaattatcactattcactagcacgcTACAAACCAAATTGTGTACCCAGACCAAACATGTATGTGTAAAGCATCCTTTTCAGCATCAGTTTCTCTTTTTCTTGCTGCAAGGATACCGAACGATTGCACGCATCATATCCGTACATCCACACTTCCTCATTCTTAATATAATCGGCGGTTCTGCTGCATGATTTGTTCCAAATATTCGTACATCCACGAGATTTGAGCCACAGTGGATAGGTTCTGGCCCTATTCGTTTTTGTTACGCTACTCACgctaaaaaaaatcttacatgCGTGTAGTATttaatgaagtctatttgcaaaactttttcatagATGAGTATAATTttgcgtgacgaatctaatgacggtaattaatctatgattggtTACAGTAATGTTACAGTAATCAtcttctaatcgtgcggtcaaagacttcattagattcgtctttcGAAATAGTATAagagttgtggagttagttttgcaaactgccttcatttaatatctttaattattagtcaaagtttGTTACATTAATTTGcgctaaaaaaaattaatttgcgctaaaaaaatcaaataggGCCGTTGTACTGTCACACCTCCATCACGTACGCCATCATCAAGATCGAGGCGAAGACTTTCACAGGTGCAAAGCGCTAACCGCCGCCTATACCCAACTTGGGAGATTTTGCACGGCAGTGCGAATTAGTAGCAGCTACTTCCTTcctttcaaattataagtcgtttTAAAAATTTTAGAGAGTCAAATTATtttaaagtttgaccaaaattataaagaGAAATACAAAagtttatgacatcaaataggtgtaCTATGAAAaaatagctaacaaagaatctaataatacttaattagtatcataaatgttattatcctggtatataaatttggtaaaaattgaaaaactttgactctctaaaatttttagaatgatttataatttggaacggtgGGAGTAGAAAAGAAACTCGAAGTCAGCTAGCTAGAGACGCAGACGCATGAGATATTCTGATTACGATCGACAGCGTGCgtgtctccctctccctcccctctctccatCACTCCATGTATATCACCAATCAACATAACACGCGCGCCGTACGTCGTCGGATCTCTCACGCTGTATAAAACACGCACGCGAAGCTACCACTCCTCCTCCCATTGCCTGAAATCCCTGGATGAAAATGGCTTCTCCTTGCAGGAGGAGCCCCACCATCTGCGGTGGCCTTCTTCTCCTCTTAGCTTTCGTGGCCGAGACGGcccagggcggcgccggcgcgtcaGCTCCGGCGCTGTACGTGCTCGGCGACTCGCTGGCGGACGTCGGCAACAACAACCACCTGGTGACGCCGTTCAGGGCGAACTTCCCGCACAACGGCGTCGACTACCCGGGGCACCTGGCCACCGGCAGGTTTAGCAACGGCCACAACCTAGCAGACTTCATAGGTAGATCGAAATGAAGCATGAGATGAATAACGATATGATGATCGCAAGATGGTTTAGTTTTCTAGACTAGATGTATGAAAGATGGGGAATCCTAGCTAATTCGTGTGCTTCATTCCTTCCACCATTGTTGCAGCTGCTAGTCTCGGTCTTCCCTCCCCTCCAGCATACCGCTCCCTCGGCAACACCATCTCACGAAACCACTCCATATTTCTGAAGGGTGTAAACTTTGCTTCCGGGGGTGCAGGAGTCTTAGACGGCACAAACAAGGTTAGGTCGGAAATTAAAGTCTTGTGACAAAAAAAACTGAtccatttaattaattttattaatttAGAGTCCTCGTGTTATTTCTGATGATACACTCTCTATAAAGCAAAATATTGGGCCATCCATTTATGTAGACTTGAATTATTGGAACAATACAATAGTCATCTAATTCCCTTTAAAATTATGCATCTCAGATGGAATAAAACGTAATCAGTAACCAAAATAATCTCTAAATCAACATTACAATTGCTAGTctaattgtatttttttaatcaaAGGTACTTccttcgttccaaattataggtcatttgacttttttgactctaaatttgatcactcgtcttatttaaaaatttatgtAAAATATTACTTCTTTTATTGTggtttgctttatcaatacaagttcctcaagaatgacttaaatttgactatgtttgcacaaattttttgaataagacgagtggtcaaactttaTGTCAAAAAGTCAAACAATCTATAATTTGGATCAGAGTGAGTAGCAGAGGAGGCCCTTACGTATTTTTATATAAGTTTTTATTTAATTCAGGTCTATTTTCAATATTTCACTCCCATAACGTGTCGAACCTAAAACTGCATAATGCTAATAATCATATGCTCTAACCACTAGGCTAGAAACACTTCGCTGTCTAGTTGTAATTTAAAACCCCctattttaaatatatataacCTATATAGATGGCACCCActaactatttctctcttcatgtGAGGTGTCCACATCATTTCCCACCAGGTGTCCCACTATCTTGCAATTCTTTCATGCAATCTATTCATTTTTTcctattaattacaaaaaaatattcatgtcatctctactatatgcaatacttttaatctttaattctTTTAGATGTGATCGAATATTTTGTTGGAGTTTCTTCTATTAGCGTATCGATTTTTACCTGATCCGTTAAACAAAAAATATCCATATCATCTTtactatgtgcaatacttttaatcgtTAATCTATTAACTAAAGTCATATACATACACTATTTTTTTATCAtctattcttctataatgtgatcaaatattctattggtgtTTCTTCTACTAGCTTATCAATTTTTACCAAATGCGATAAAAAATAACATGTAACTAAAATTCATATCATCTATTCTTTCAACATGCCAGCTATATATCCACATCATATAGGAACCCATTATATCAGATGCCACGTCACTATCCACTAGGATAGGACCATCTATTTATGTCTTCcaccaattttttttgaatgttgTCATGCAATCACTATTTCTACTTTCAAATTCCATcttaaaatttaattaaaaaatcccgcagcaacgcgcagGGTATCACGTAGTATTAATATATTGCTGCAGTCATAGTTCTTTGATATCCTTCAGCTGGCACATCATGTTATAGGACCAACCAGAACTTAGGTTTTTAGTAAGTCCTAAACTATTTTTTTGGAATAAGATTTACAAATCTACTTACAGCTAAAGTCTATCACAAACTGGATTATTACATCACAATATATGGGTAATGTGTAAAAATGAGAGAGAATAATAAGaataaataattttaattaggTTTATGCGCTCTAAACTTATCCACAAATTGTTAAAATTTTTGTCTCATAAATTACTGGCCCATATCGGATCATGTGTTGATGTTGTTCCTAGAAATAGAATGAGATGACAACAAAGAGTTCGGTTTGCCGAACATTTTACAGGGCCTGACAATTAGCTTCGACGAACAAATCGAGCGCGACTACTCCACCGTTTACGGAGGACTGGTGCAGCAGCTCGGCCAGGCTCAGGCCTCGATCCACGTGGCGCGATCGATCTTCGCCGTCGGCATCGGCGGCAACGACATCGCAGCCCGCGTATTGTCAGGCCCCGCAGATCAGCGGCAGATGAGCTCCGACGAGCAGTTCATCGGCTCGTTGGCGCAGTCCCTGAGACGCAAACTGCAGGTGCGCTGAACTCGACAGCTCGTACTGTGTTCCGATCCATGTTCAGTTCTCTGAATCGAAAACGTCATGCGAATTTCAGAGGATGTACAAGCTGGGCATGCGCAGGTTGTTCTTCGTCGGCACCGGGCCGCTCGGGTGCTacccgctgctgcggcagcggAGCCTCGCCATGGAGTGCGACGCGGAGGCGAGCTCTCTGTCAGTGCGgtacggcgccgcggcggccgccatcCTGCGCGCCATGAGCACGCGGCGCCCGGGCTTCCGGTACTCCTTCTTCGACCAGTACACGGCGCTGCTCGGGTACATTCAGGAGCCAGAAGCGAATGGTGAGATTGATAGTTGATGCACGGATCAACCGATGATCCACAATACCACATGCTGAGATTCGGCTAATCCGAGGTCACCTCTAACCTCTTGGTGGCAGGCTTTGCTGAAGCGAAAGCGGCGTGCTGTGCCCTGGGGAACGGCACTGCCTTGTTGATATGCACACCGGCGAACGCTCTCTGCGCCGACAGGGCCAGCCATGTCTTTTGGGACGGCGCCCATCTCACGGACGCCACCACGGAGAagctggtggcggtggccttcaACGGGTCCGCGCCTATGGTTTCGCCGGTGAATTTGGAAGAGCTTAGTATGTAATGTACTGAACCAACTTAAGAATAATGGTGTGAGGCAACTATATATACCTTATAGAAAAAAGGATGAATTTCCAGAATTTGCAATGGTACACCTCCAGCAGGGCAATCATTTTATGTGATTGGAAATTCAAAGTGACTGCTAATATGTATTCAATCAACCTCATAATTAATATTGGTAGCTACTACCATTTT
This window contains:
- the LOC120688541 gene encoding GDSL esterase/lipase At5g55050-like, with translation MKMASPCRRSPTICGGLLLLLAFVAETAQGGAGASAPALYVLGDSLADVGNNNHLVTPFRANFPHNGVDYPGHLATGRFSNGHNLADFIAASLGLPSPPAYRSLGNTISRNHSIFLKGVNFASGGAGVLDGTNKGLTISFDEQIERDYSTVYGGLVQQLGQAQASIHVARSIFAVGIGGNDIAARVLSGPADQRQMSSDEQFIGSLAQSLRRKLQRMYKLGMRRLFFVGTGPLGCYPLLRQRSLAMECDAEASSLSVRYGAAAAAILRAMSTRRPGFRYSFFDQYTALLGYIQEPEANGFAEAKAACCALGNGTALLICTPANALCADRASHVFWDGAHLTDATTEKLVAVAFNGSAPMVSPVNLEELSM